The sequence GCACCAGACCGTCGTCGCGGCGGGCCACGGCGCCGAGGTCGCGGTGACGCTGCTCGAGGCGGCCGACGTGCCGTTCTATCACGACTGGGTCGCCCCGGAAGGCTACTTCACCGGTCGCGGTCGGGACGTCCCGCCGGGCGTCGAGGAGATCGACGACTCCGAACGGCTGGACCGCGAACGAGAGTCGCTGGAGTGGATGGCCGAGGCGTCCAGGGAACCGCACTCGGAGACACCGGACCAGCATCCGAGCGTCGAAAACTAGTCGTCGACGTCGCGGCTCGTTGCAAGCTCAGCGTTCCAGCCGACGCCGGCGCTCTTCGAACTCTTCTTCGGTCAGTTCGCCACGGGCGTACCGCTGCCGGAGCGTCTCCATCGCGGAATCCGTGCGATCGTCGCCGTGGTGGTCCGCGCCACCGCGATCGCCGGCCCAGTAGAGCAGGGCGAGGACGCCCCCGATCAGGAGTAGCGGCCAGAGGAACCCGCCGAACATTGTGCCTCCAGTCATGCCGTATCCCCCGCCACCCGGCATGCCGGGGCTACCGTAGGCGGCCACCGTTCTGACGGCGAGGACGGGGAGTCCCGCGAGTGCGAGGAAGACGAGCGTTCCGATCTGGGCTGCGCTCATAGTACAGCCGGGGTTTGGCCCGGGGAGGAATTACTCCCTTGGGCGTAAACGAACGGGTGAGGTTGCCCGAAACGGTTTCTAATCGGCTCTAATCGTTCACGAGCGCTCGGACCGTTCACACGT is a genomic window of Halanaeroarchaeum sp. HSR-CO containing:
- a CDS encoding SHOCT domain-containing protein, which translates into the protein MSAAQIGTLVFLALAGLPVLAVRTVAAYGSPGMPGGGGYGMTGGTMFGGFLWPLLLIGGVLALLYWAGDRGGADHHGDDRTDSAMETLRQRYARGELTEEEFEERRRRLER